The DNA segment CACAAAAGTAATGCTCAAAACTGAGTGGGATCGTATACAGCGCAAAAAGTAACCATCTAAGTAAATACATAACAGTGGCATTTTCAATTAGTGAAAGGGAAGCTTGAAAAAGCAACTTGTCACTGTTTAACATCGTTAACGCATATGTGACTAAATCTTCAAAGTTCACATTATAAAATGTATAACAAACAGCATCAGCAAACGTAAATTGCGTAATATCTCTAAATTGTTTAATGAGATGGTACGTCCCTCCCTTCAGCTAAACTTGAACTGGTTTAGTCTTTAAAGGAAAGTGCCACATGAATAACTCACACATTATCGGAATCGACCTAGGTAAGAACTCTTTTCATTTAGTTGGTCATGACCAAGCTGGACATCAATTATTTAAGAAAAAGCTTACTCGCCAGAAATTACTAGAGTTCTTATCTTTCCATGAGCCTGTAATTATAGCCATGGAGTCGTGTGGCGGGTCTCATTGGCTAGCTAGAAAGTGCGCTGAACTTGGTCATACAGCCAAGCTAATCCCTCCACAATATGTAAAGCCATACGTTAAAACCAATAAAAATGATTTCATCGATGCTGATGCTATCGCAGAGGCAGCTTCACGGCCAACAATGAGGTTTTCTTCAGCAAAAACCGAATCAGCTCAAGTGGTATCTACCATTCGGAAAATTCGCAGCGGATATATTAGAGAGCGCACCGCTTGTATGAACCGAATAGGATCTATCCTTCTTGAGTTCGGGATAAGTTTGCCAAAAGGGCACGCTAGTATGAAAGGTTTATTCCAGTGGTTGGTAGATAAGAATCAACACCTTCCTCCTCTAATCATCTTTGAATTGAGTGAGCTACATGAACAC comes from the Vibrio sp. DW001 genome and includes:
- a CDS encoding IS110 family transposase, whose protein sequence is MNNSHIIGIDLGKNSFHLVGHDQAGHQLFKKKLTRQKLLEFLSFHEPVIIAMESCGGSHWLARKCAELGHTAKLIPPQYVKPYVKTNKNDFIDADAIAEAASRPTMRFSSAKTESAQVVSTIRKIRSGYIRERTACMNRIGSILLEFGISLPKGHASMKGLFQWLVDKNQHLPPLIIFELSELHEHYQNLNERIDSQADKVERILADNEQVKQLQTVPGIGPVIASACISTVGNPNDFKNGRNFAAWIGLVPVQYSTGGKSTLLGISKRGNKELRTLFIHAARSILWRDKSVEKYFGSWLIELKKRKPFNVAVVALANKIARIAWAILVHKKSFEIRT